Proteins from one Sabethes cyaneus chromosome 2, idSabCyanKW18_F2, whole genome shotgun sequence genomic window:
- the LOC128738095 gene encoding chromosome-associated kinesin KIF4-like, whose product MSSVPETVQVAVRIRPLSASESRMGSQPIAEPTGAGEPQICVRGSELFTFNHVFDTTSCQEEIYETSVKALVDKILQGFNVTILAYGQTGSGKSYTMGTSFEGRFDHRTGIIPRAMVDLFDRIATSTEFQREVSCTFVELYQENVYDLLSYSNRYEKMVGIREDANGVIIPGLTEVPVKTADDTLRWLVQGISVRTIAATPMNKESNRSHTIFTLTVKKLKDGKIVTTSKLHLVDLAGSERSKKTNTLGDRFRESIYINKGLLALGNVIAALASTKSTKSYISYRDSKLTRLLRNSLGGNSITLMMACVSPSDYNLEETLSTLRYADRALKIRNKPTINESELSCREEVERLRCENQALRSTLEKLQQRPCIVSRSERSIRNLQERVRSGKVQLRTLITKSNELEFRASHAEEILDGIIKLLPLDNSDDFKRKTDDLLVRYCKERECWRESREKINKV is encoded by the coding sequence ATGTCGTCCGTACCGGAGACCGTTCAGGTTGCCGTCCGAATACGCCCGCTGTCGGCGTCGGAAAGCAGAATGGGCAGCCAGCCGATTGCGGAGCCTACCGGTGCTGGTGAGCCGCAAATTTGTGTCCGAGGCAGTGAACTGTTCACGTTTAACCACGTGTTCGATACGACCAGCTGTCAGGAGGAAATTTACGAGACGAGTGTCAAAGCGTTGGTTGATAAGATATTGCAGGGATTCAACGTCACTATTCTGGCCTACGGGCAAACCGGATCCGGCAAGTCCTATACGATGGGAACCTCCTTCGAGGGGAGGTTCGATCACAGGACCGGCATAATCCCAAGAGCGATGGTCGACCTGTTCGATCGGATTGCCACCAGTACGGAGTTTCAGCGTGAAGTTAGTTGCACGTTTGTTGAGCTGTATCAAGAAAATGTGTACGATTTGTTATCGTACAGTAATCGGTATGAGAAAATGGTCGGAATCCGAGAAGATGCAAATGGAGTGATCATTCCGGGTTTGACCGAAGTTCCGGTGAAAACTGCGGATGATACTCTACGATGGTTGGTACAAGGTATCAGTGTCAGGACAATCGCCGCAACTCCAATGAACAAAGAATCCAACCGAAGCCACACTATATTTACTTTGACGGTGAAAAAGCTGAAGGACGGTAAAATAGTAACAACGTCGAAGCTGCACCTGGTGGATTTAGCTGGTTCGGAACGATCTAAGAAGACCAATACTCTAGGCGATCGATTTCGAGAAAGTATCTACATCAACAAAGGACTGTTGGCTTTGGGAAATGTTATTGCTGCATTGGCCTCAACGAAAAGCACAAAAAGCTACATTTCATACAGGGATTCCAAATTAACACGACTTTTGCGGAACTCTCTCGGTGGAAATTCCATAACCCTAATGATGGCTTGTGTCTCACCGTCGGACTACAATCTGGAAGAAACTCTTAGTACTTTGCGATATGCTGATCGCGCTCTGAAAATTCGCAACAAACCAACAATCAACGAAAGTGAACTGAGCTGCCGTGAGGAGGTGGAGCGGCTTAGGTGCGAAAATCAAGCACTTCGTTCTACGCTGGAGAAGTTGCAGCAAAGACCGTGTATAGTGTCCAGAAGTGAACGTTCCATTCGCAACCTGCAGGAGAGAGTCCGGTCCGGTAAAGTGCAGCTCCGGACACTGATTACGAAATCGAATGAGCTCGAGTTTCGAGCTTCACATGCTGAAGAGATACTGGATGGTATAATCAAGCTACTTCCGCTGGACAATAGTGACGACTTCAAACGGAAGACGGACGATCTGCTGGTGCGGTACTGCAAAGAGAGGGAGTGTTGGCGAGAGTCTcgggaaaaaattaataaagtgTAA